Proteins from one Elgaria multicarinata webbii isolate HBS135686 ecotype San Diego chromosome 3, rElgMul1.1.pri, whole genome shotgun sequence genomic window:
- the LOC134395637 gene encoding gastrula zinc finger protein XlCGF26.1-like, translating to MENSQFGGNEPQDTSSTIPGISQVNVLEIAEMQEEGYKEGPEKQTVKREDECDELTEVITAAISPPSRAHARGHMPVFSKYGRRHRYKFELDLINAGEDCDETCMSEENLQQNSCSDQSQRTIRGGSKPEFPENDEEGNWNPGFQSEERQFECSHCSKCFSQREQLIDHQQLQCGTLFTSRQGLVRHQETQTELKRYECSQCGRCFGVKDSLKRHQRTHTGEKPFKCSHCGRCFGQVSNLYRHRRIHTGEKPFKCSECGKCYSDGRALKKHQNIHIVRKASVRGFISENDKEVNWNLGFQSEGRPYECSHCSKCFSQSEQLINHQQLQCGTLFTSRQGLVRHQEIHTGSKQYKCSQCGRCFRERDTLKRHQRTHTGEKPFKCSHCGRCFSQVSNLHRHRRIHTGEKPFKCSECGKCYRDGGVLKKHQDIHIVRKASVRGCISENDKEVNWNRGFQSEGRPYECSHCSKCFSQREQLIDHQQLQCGTFFTSRQGLARHQETQTESKPYECSQCGAGFSERDTLKKHQRTHIGEKPFKCSHCGRCFSHVSNLYRHRRIHTGEKPFKCSECGKCYRERRTLKKHQNIHIVRKASVRGCISENDKEGNWDQGFTQGISVGGASAIGAR from the coding sequence ATGGAGAATTCTCAGTTTGGAGGAAATGAGCCGCAGGACACGTCCAGCACCATCCCAGGGATAAGCCAGGTGAACGTACTGGAGATAGCTGAGATGCAAGAGGAAGGATACAAGGAAGGACCGGAGAAGCAGACAGTGAAGAGAGAGGATGAATGTGATGAGCTCACGGAAGTTATTACAGCTGCGATCAGCCCGCCTTCCAGAGCACACGCAAGGGGTCACATGCCCGTGTTCTCCAAGTACGGTAGAAGACATCGCTACAAGTTTGAACTTGATTTGATAAATGCCGGGGAGGACTGCGATGAAACTTGTATGTCCGAGGAAAATTTACAGCAAAACTCATGCTCTGATCAATCTCAGAGAACAATAAGAGGAGGGAGTAAACCTGAATTTCCGGAGAATGACGAAGAGGGTAATTGGAATCCAGGGTTTCAAAGTGAAGAGAGACAGTTTGAATGTTCCCATTGTAGCAAATGCTTCAGTCAAAGAGAACAGTTGATCGATCATCAACAACTTCAGTGTGGGACACTCTTCACTTCCAGACAAGGATTAGTGAGACACCAGGAAACTCAAACTGAATTGAAACGATacgaatgttctcagtgtgggaggtgCTTCGGGGTGAAAGACTCATTGAAGAGACATCAGAGAACCCATACTGGCGAGAAACCCTTCAAATGTTCCCACTGTGGGAGATGCTTCGGTCAGGTGAGTAATTTGTATAGACATCGAAGAATTCACACCGGAGAGAAACCATTCAAATGTTCTGAGTGCGGAAAATGCTACAGCGATGGAAGAGCATTGAAGAAACATCAGAATATTCATATTGTGAGAAAAGCTTCTGTCAGAGGATTCATTTCTGAGAATGACAAAGAGGTTAATTGGAATCTAGGGTTTCAAAGTGaagggagaccatatgaatgtTCCCATTGTAGCAAATGCTTCAGTCAAAGTGAACAGTTGATCAATCATCAGCAACTTCAGTGTGGGACACTCTTCACTTCCAGACAAGGATTAGTGAGACACCAGGAAATTCATACTGGATCGAaacaatacaaatgttctcagtgtgggaggtgCTTCAGGGAGAGAGACACATTGAAGAgacatcagagaactcatactggTGAGAAACCCTTCAAATGTTCCCACTGTGGGAGATGCTTCAGTCAGGTGAGTAATTTGCATAGACATCGAAGAATTCACACCGGAGAGAAACCATTCAAATGTTCTGAGTGCGGAAAATGCTACAGAGATGGAGGAGTATTGAAGAAACATCAGGATATTCATATTGTGAGAAAAGCTTCTGTCAGAGGATGCATTTCTGAGAATGACAAAGAAGTTAATTGGAATCGAGGGTTTCAAAGTGaagggagaccatatgaatgtTCCCATTGTAGCAAATGCTTCAGTCAAAGAGAACAGTTGATCGATCATCAGCAACTTCAGTGTGGGACATTCTTCACTTCCAGACAAGGATTAGCGAGACACCAGGAAACTCAAACTGAATcgaaaccatatgaatgttctcagtgtggggcGGGCTTCAGTGAGAGAGACACATTGAAGAAACATCAGAGAACTCATATTGGTGAGAAACCCTTCAAATGTTCCCACTGTGGGAGATGCTTCagtcatgtgagtaatttgtaTAGACATCGAAGAATTCACACCGGAGAGAAACCATTCAAATGTTCTGAGTGCGgaaaatgctacagagagagAAGAACATTGAAGAAACATCAGAATATTCATATTGTGAGAAAAGCTTCTGTCAGAGGATGCATTTCTGAGAATGACAAAGAGGGTAATTGGGATCAAGGGTTCACACAAGGGATCAGTGTGGGAGGTGCTTCAGC
- the LOC134395640 gene encoding zinc finger and SCAN domain-containing protein 32-like, translated as MKGERPAGPEIEEGQSRAGKASRAVQPEYATERPGWEKSQEGKGEPSRGMQERWDVQWQEFLKTLQPSHTGEGSPVMSETAPWEDAKAFLASFEQVAKACRWPRGEWAARLLPALSGEAEEAFQSLEARDQEDYGKVKAAILQGEALRMEAQRQHFRQFCCQEVRDPRRIHSQVQELCRQWLKPERHSKEQILELLILEQFLASLPADLQGWIRAGGPDTCSQAVALAEDFLTSQKEAETATLQEEMDVRGSRLCLQIVNPDFPRPAQQTTVWQVLQEDGGNVEPSGKELFCSSPMNSKYIYI; from the exons ATGAAGGGGGAGAGACCTGCAGGCCCAGAAATAGAAGAAGGAcaaagcagagcaggaaaagcctCCAGGGCAGTTCAGCCGGAATATGCCACAGAGAGACCGGGATGGGAAAAATCGCAAGAGGGCAAAGGGGAACCATCCAGGGGGATGCAAGAGCGCTGGGATGTCCAATGGCAGGAGTTCCTGAAGACACTGCAGCCCAGTCACACAGGAGAGGGGAGCCCAGTGATGTCAGAAACTGCCCCATGGGAAGACGCCAAGGCCTTTCTGGCCtcctttgagcaagtggccaaggcctGCCGATGGCCGAGAGGAGAGTGGGCAGCCCGGCTCCTGCCAGCCCTGAGTGGAGAAGCGGAAGAGGCCTTCCAAAGCCTGGAAGCCAGAGATCAGGAGGattatgggaaagtgaaggcggccatcttgcaaggggaagccctgaggatggaggcgcagcgccagcacttcaggcaattctgctgccaggaggtcagagacccccgaaggatccacagccaagtccaggagctttgccggcagtggctgaagccggagagacacagcaaggagcagatcctggagctgctgatcctggagcagttcctggccagcctgccagcggacctccagggctggatccgggcaggagggccggacacctgctcccaggctgtggcccTGGCCGAGGACTTCCTCACGAGCCAGAAAGAGGCTGAAACAGCTACCTTGCAG GAAGAGATGGATGTCCGTGGAAGTCGCCTGTGTTTGCAGATCGTCAACCCTGATTTTCCCCGGCCCGCCCAACAGACCACAGTCTGGCAAGTCCTGCAGGAGGACGGGGGGAACGTAGAGCCTTCAGGTAAGGAGCTCTTTTGCTCAAGTCCCATGAATTCAAAATACATATATATCTAG